GAAAGCCGTGACTGACCATTTCCCCCAAGGTGGTGGCGCCGAAATGGCGACGGGCCACCCAGCTGATGGTCTGAATGTCGCGCAGGCCGCCGGGGCTGTTCTTGATATCCGGCTCCAGCTTGTAGCTGGTGTCGCGGAACTGGCGGTGGCGTTCGCTCTGCTCGGTGCGCTTGGCCTCGAAAAAGGCCTGGCTGGGCCAGAACCGGTCCGGTGCCGTGGCCCGGGTCAGATCGGCAAAGGTGTCGTAGCAGCCGGTGATCAGTCTCGCCTCGATCAGATTGGTGGCCACGGTAATGTCCTGCTTGCCCTGCTCCACGCATTCGGCCACCGAGCGCACGCTGTGGCCCACCTCCAGGTGCAGATCCCACAGCTGGGTAATAAAGTTGCCGATGCGCTCGCTCAGGGGTTCATTCAACTCATGGCGGCAGAGGATCAACAGGTCGATGTCGGAGCAGGGGTGCAGCTCGCCCCGGCCATAGCCGCCCACCGCCACCAGCGCCAGCTCCGGGCTGTGGGCCAGGCCATGGCGGGCCCACAGCCCGGTGAGCAGCTGATCCATGTGCTGGGAGCGGGTGCTCACCAGTTCGTTGATGTCGTCGCCGGCATCGAATCGCTGCTCCAGCCAGCCCTGCAGGTGAGCCAGGATTTCCTTGCAGCGGGTCAGGGTAAGCTTATCGGGAGACAACAGGGCGGGAGCGAGCAGGCTGGCATCCATGAGCGGCATTTCCTTGTAAGGGTCAGTCTTTAACTTAACAAAGCCGGTGAACGGGGAAAAGTGCGGCCGCATTCGGCATACTGGCAACAGTCATTTCCCGGTTACGGAGTTCCATGATGCAAGCCGAAAAACAACTGCCGTCCTGGCTGAACCGGTTTACCGGCTCGATCTGGTTATTGCCGGTGGTGTTTGTGGTTTCCCTGCTGGAGGCGGTGATCCTGCCCGTGCCCCTGGAATTGCTGTTGATTCCACTGATGCTGGTCGAGCAGCGCCGGCTGTGGCAGCTGGCCGTTGCGGCCTTGGCGGGGTGCCTGGCCGGCGCCCTGCTGGGGTATGGCCTGGGTGCATGGTTGTTCGACAGCCTGGGGCAGAGGTGGCTGCAGACGCTGAATGGACAGCAGGCCTTTGACGACTTTCGTCAGGAATTATCGCAAGACGGCTTTATGGCCATCATCATGGTGGGGGTAACCCCGGTGCCGTTTCAGGTGGCCATGCTGGCCGCCGGCGCCGTGAGCTATTCCCTCGGGCTGTTTATGCTGGCCACTGTGATTGGCCGCGGTATCCGCTATTTCGGGCTGGCATGGCTGGTGCGGCTGACCGGAGAGCGGGCTCTGGCGTTATGGCGCCGTCATGCCCGGGCGCTCGGGTTTGCGCTGCTCGGGCTGGGGGTGCTGGGATACGGTCTCAGCCGGTGGCTGGGTGCCTGAGGGGGCGCCGTTATGAAGAAGAGGCGCCGAGGCGCCTCTTGCTTACTGGGAATGAATGGTCTTCCCGTGCTTTATTATGCAGGCTGTCCTGCCGGTATTATGCTGACCGCATGATTACCTTTAGGGCCTTTTTCTATTTCGTAACGAACGACCTGGCCCGCTTTCAGGGTTCGGTATCCTTCCATCTGAATGGTGGAGAAGTGGGCAAAGACATCCTCGCCACCTTCCGCCGGACAGATAAAGCCAAATCCCTTGGCATTGTTAAACCACTTAACCGTTCCGGTTGTCATACTCGTGCATCCTTTTACTCAAACATCCTAAACAACATTGAGAAACTGGCCGTAGCCAATTATAACTTCAGGCGATTTTTCGCCGGATGCGGGTGCCGGTGAAGTCTCGAATGAAACTTTACTGGCGACCCGTTAACCACTCTAGTGAAACCGGTGAGGGAGTCAAGTGCTGCATGCCCCGTTGCGGGCGTCCTGTCAGGGTAAAAAAGCGCCATGATCACGGTGATTGTTGACAGTAGCGGTGCAGGCGGTAGGGTGAGGGTAACAGAGCCGCAGCGTTCGCCATGGCGACATGGGTCACACCCACGGGCATGTTGACATGGCCGGTGTAGCGGGATCCAATTCAGTGATTTAGAGTAACTATATGGGCAGGAGAACACAGCATACCCTGGATGACAAACTGAAGGAGGCGGAAGAAACCGCGCTGCAACCCCCTCCTATGTACAAGGTCATCTTGAATAATGACGATTACACCCCCATGGATTTTGTTGTGGAGGTGCTGCAAAAATTCTTCGCCATGGACATGGACAAGGCCACCGAGGTCATGCTGTCGGTGCACTATCAGGGCAAAGGGGTCTGCGGACTGTTTACCGCTGAAATTGCAGAGACCAAGGTAGCGCAAGTGAACAAGTTTGCCCGTACGCACGAACACCCGCTGTTGTGCACCATGGAGCGAGCATAAAGCCCCCGAACGATGGGGGTGACCGGAGTTTCTTAGGGGAGGTGCCTATGTTGAACAAAGATCTTGAGAGCACGTTGAACGACGCCTTCAACGAAGCCCGCCGATCGCGTCACGAGTTCATGACGGTGGAGCACCTGTTGCTGGCCCTGCTCGACAACCCGTCTGCCAAGGAGGCGTTGCTGGCCTGCGGGGCCGATCTGGAGCAGTTGCGGCGCGAAACCCACAGCTTTATTGAACAGACCACGCCACTGATCCCGGTGGGTGACGACGAAATTGAAACCCAGCCCACCCTGGGTTTTCAGCGGGTGTTGCAGCGGGCGGTGTTCCACGTGCAGTCCTCGGGCAATGCCGAGGTTACCGGCGCCAACGTGCTGGTGGCGATCTTCAGTGAGCAGGAATCCCAGGCCGCCTATCTGCTGAAAAAGGTCGGTGTGGGCCGGCTTGATGTGGTCAACTTTCTGTCTCACGGCATTCGCAAGGACGGTGAGCCGGAAGAGTCGTCTTCGTCCCAGCAGGAAGAGCAGAACGACGAGGCCGCCAGCAACCAGACCGAAGGCTTTGTGGTCAACCTGAACCAGTGGGTGAAGGAGGGGCGTATCGATCCGCTGATCGGTCGCGATCAGGAGCTCAACCGTACCATTCAGGTGCTGTGCCGCCGGCGCAAGAACAATCCGCTGCTGGTGGGCGAAGCCGGGGTAGGCAAAACCGCCATCGCCGAAGGCCTGGCCTATCGCATTGTGCACAACGATGTGCCCGAGATTATCGCCGGCAGCACCATTTACTCCCTCGACATGGGCTCGTTGCTGGCGGGCACCAAGTACCGGGGCGACTTTGAAAAACGCTTTAAGGCGGTGCTCAAGCAGTTTGAAAAGCAAAAGGGCGCCATCCTGTTCATCGACGAGATCCACACCATCATCGGTGCCGGTGCCGCCTCCGGTGGCCAGCTCGATGCTGCCAACCTGCTGAAGCCGTTGCTGTCCAGCGGTCAGATCCGCTGCGTGGGCTCCACCACCTATCAGGAATACAGCCAGATTTTTGAAAAGGATCGGGCGCTGGCCCGGCGTTTTCAGAAGATCGATATTCTCGAGCCGTCGGTGGACGACACCGCCAAGATTTTGCAAGGGCTGAAGAGCCGCTACGAATCCCACCACGATGTGCGCTACACCAGCAAGGCGCTGCGGGCGGCGGCGGAGCTGTCGGCCAAGTACATCAACGACCGCCACCTGCCCGACAAGGCCATTGACGTGATTGACGAGGCCGGCGCCCAGGTGCGCATGCTGCCGCCGTCCCGGCGCAAGAAGACCATCGGTGTGGGCGACATAGAAGCCATTGTGGCCAAGATTGCCCGTATTCCGGAAAAGTCCGTGTCCAGCTCCGACAAGGAAGCCCTGAAAAACCTGGAGCCCAACCTGAAAATGGTGGTGTTTGGCCAGGACAAGGCCATTTCCGTGCTGACCGATGCCATTCGCCTGAGCCGGGCCGGCCTGGGCCACGAGAAGCGTCCCATCGGCTCCTTCCTGTTTGCCGGCCCCACCGGCGTGGGCAAGACCGAGGTGACCCAGCAGCTGGCGCGTATTCTCGGCATTGAGCTTATTCGCTTTGACATGTCGGAATACATGGAAGCGCACACGGTGTCGCGCCTGATAGGGGCGCCCCCGGGCTATGTGGGCTTTGATCAGGGCGGCTTGCTGACCGATGCGGTGATCAAGCACCCGCACGCGGTGCTGCTGCTCGACGAGATTGAAAAGGCGCATCCGGACGTGTTCAACATTCTGCTGCAGGTGATGGACAACGGCACTCTGACCGACAACAACGGCCGCAAGGCGGACTTTCGCAATGTGATCCTGGTGATGACCACCAACGCCGGGGTGCAGGAAACCGTGCGCAAGTCCATCGGGTTCCAGCAACAGGATCACAGCCATGACGCCATGACCGAAATCAACCGCACCTTTGCGCCCGAGTTCCGCAACCGGCTGGATCACATCATCTGGTTCAACCACCTCAACATGGACATTATTCACCGGGTGGTGGACAAGTTCATCGTGGAGTTGCAGGCGCAGCTGGATGCCAAGGGCGTGTCGCTGGAGGTCAGCGAGCCCGCCCGTCACTGGCTGGCGGAAAAGGGGTACGACAAGTCCATGGGCGCCCGTCCCATGGGCCGGGTCATTCAGGAGCAGTTGAAGAAGCCGCTGGCCAACGAGCTGCTGTTTGGCGAGTTGGTGGGCGGTGGCACGGTGCGGGTCACCCTGGCGGACGACGAGCTGCACTTCGAGTTTCAGTCGGAAGCATCCATGGCCTGAGTTGAGCCCGTTCGGCACACATCATGCCCGGCGCCCACAAGGCGCCGGGCATTTTTGTTCCAGCGAAAACGGAGTCGTGTCTGGCGTTAAGGGCGAAGGGCTCGCCCCGGGCTATGCAGCCTGTTGCTTCAACCGAAACGGGGAGCGAATTAGCGAGAGCGGAAGACGATGCGACCCTTGGACAGGTCGTAGGGAGTCAGCTGGACAGTGACCTTGTCACCGGTGAGAATGCGAATGTAGTTCTTGCGCATTTTGCCGGAGATGTGAGCGGTGACCACATGGCCGTTTTCCAGCTCAACGCGAAACATGGTGTTGGGCAGGGTTTCCAGAATGGTCCCCTGCATTTCAATACTGTCTTCTTTAGCCATTGAGTCCTCTTGTTAGCGCAGGCAATAAAAACGGCTGGGATCATGCCGGATTTCGCTTTCAGTGTAAAGTTTAGGCTCCGTCTTTCATCGTTTGCCAGTGGCCGTCAATCAACCGCTGGTGGGGCCGGAAATGCTGCTTGTAATTCATTTTGCGACAGCCGTCGACCTGGTAACCCAGATACAGCCAGTGCTTGTTGAGGCGGCGGGCCAGATCGATCTGGCTGAGAATGGCAAAGGTGCCGAGGGAGCGGTGCTCTTCGTCCGGATCGTAGAAGGTATACATGGCGCTGAGCGCCTCGCTCAGCAGATCGGTGACGGCCACGCCGATCAGCCGGTCGCCCTGATGAAATTCCATAAACAGCGGCGGCAGCCACGGGCACAATAAAAAGCCTTCATATTGCTGACGGCTGGCCGGGTACATGGTGCCGTCCCGGTGGCGCCGGTGAATGTAATGCTGGTAAAGGGTGAAATACTCGGGCTTGTCCTGCTCGCTCAGCACCAGGCGCACATCGCGGTTTTTGCGCAGAATGCGCTTCTGGCTGCGCCCCGGGGTAAAGTCGTGGACCGCAATGCGCAGCGACTCGCAGGCCTGGCAGGCCTGACAGCGGGGCCGGTAAATGTCGGCGCCGCTGCGGCGAAAGCCAGCCGACAGCAACTGCTCATAGCCTTCCGGGCAGAGCAGTTCGCGGTCAAGCAATACCAGCAGTTGCTCCAGCCGGCCGGGCAAATAACTGCAGGGGTGTTTGGGGGTCAGCCCCACTTTCAGGTTCACTTCCCTCATAGGCTCAGCTCATTGGGTTGCCAGCAGCTGGCGGGCATGGGCGCGTGTTGCAGCTCTTTGAGTTTATGCAGAAAGCGGGAGCGGGGCCAGCTCACCACCCCCAGGCTTTGCAGGTGCGGGTTGGGCAGCTGGCAGTCCACCAGGGCGCCGCCGTGGCGGGCAAAATGCCGGCACAATCCCAGCATGGCCAGCTTGGAGCCATTGCTTACCAGGTGGAACATGGACTCGCCGCAGAACAGCCGGCCCAGGCCAATGCCGTAGAGTCCGGCCACCAGCCGTTGTCCTTCCCACACTTCAATGGAGTGGGCATGACCCTGGTGGTGCAGCCGGCAATAATTGTGTTCGATATCGGGGGTGATCCAGGTGCCGGGGCCGTCTTCGCGCAGTTCCCGGCAATGGCGGATCACTGCCTCAAAGTCATGATTGAGGGTCAGCCGGTAGCGCTGCTGGCGCGCCAGCTTGGCCAGGCTGCGGCTGACATGCAGCTCGTCGGGCACCAGCACGGCGCGAGGGTCGGGTGACCACCACAGCGGCGGCTGGGATGCGTCATACCAGGGAAAAATGCCCATACGGTAGGCCAGCAGCAGCCGCTCGGGGCGCAGGTCGCCGCCGACCGCCAGCAGGCCGTCGGGGTCGGTGAGGGCCGTGTCCGGCTCGGGGAACCAGAGCCGTTCATCCAGTTGGGTCAGGTACATGGCGGGTTCTCAGCGTGACGACTGCTGCCAGTCTTCGCCGGTTTTCTGCTCTATGTACTCCCGAATGAACTGACGCACCTTCTGGGACGGGGTCACGTCTTCTGCGGCACAGAGCTGTTCAAACATCGCTTTCTTGCGCGGATCGATCAGCAGGGTCAGGCGGGCGGTTCTTTGCTCCATAACTCCTCCGGAGGCATATCACATGTTAATCATATTAACATTGAATGCGTGCTTGATGAGAATACAATCAGGGATTGTTCATGCTTTAACCCATAGCGGAGCCAGCCATGTCCCATCGTGCCCACCTGTTTTCCCTTCGTCCCGGCCATGCCCTGCGGGAGGCCTGCCGGCGTGAGCCCTATGGCCGGGCGCAGTTGATTCGGGATGTGCTGGCGGGAATCACCGTGGGCATTATCGCCATTCCGCTGGCCATGGCGCTGGCCATCGCCAGTGGCGTGGCGCCTCAGTATGGGCTTTACACCGCCATCATCGGCGGTTT
The Oceanimonas pelagia genome window above contains:
- a CDS encoding YqaA family protein; its protein translation is MMQAEKQLPSWLNRFTGSIWLLPVVFVVSLLEAVILPVPLELLLIPLMLVEQRRLWQLAVAALAGCLAGALLGYGLGAWLFDSLGQRWLQTLNGQQAFDDFRQELSQDGFMAIIMVGVTPVPFQVAMLAAGAVSYSLGLFMLATVIGRGIRYFGLAWLVRLTGERALALWRRHARALGFALLGLGVLGYGLSRWLGA
- the cspD gene encoding cold shock domain-containing protein CspD, with the protein product MTTGTVKWFNNAKGFGFICPAEGGEDVFAHFSTIQMEGYRTLKAGQVVRYEIEKGPKGNHAVSIIPAGQPA
- the clpS gene encoding ATP-dependent Clp protease adapter ClpS — protein: MGRRTQHTLDDKLKEAEETALQPPPMYKVILNNDDYTPMDFVVEVLQKFFAMDMDKATEVMLSVHYQGKGVCGLFTAEIAETKVAQVNKFARTHEHPLLCTMERA
- the clpA gene encoding ATP-dependent Clp protease ATP-binding subunit ClpA — protein: MLNKDLESTLNDAFNEARRSRHEFMTVEHLLLALLDNPSAKEALLACGADLEQLRRETHSFIEQTTPLIPVGDDEIETQPTLGFQRVLQRAVFHVQSSGNAEVTGANVLVAIFSEQESQAAYLLKKVGVGRLDVVNFLSHGIRKDGEPEESSSSQQEEQNDEAASNQTEGFVVNLNQWVKEGRIDPLIGRDQELNRTIQVLCRRRKNNPLLVGEAGVGKTAIAEGLAYRIVHNDVPEIIAGSTIYSLDMGSLLAGTKYRGDFEKRFKAVLKQFEKQKGAILFIDEIHTIIGAGAASGGQLDAANLLKPLLSSGQIRCVGSTTYQEYSQIFEKDRALARRFQKIDILEPSVDDTAKILQGLKSRYESHHDVRYTSKALRAAAELSAKYINDRHLPDKAIDVIDEAGAQVRMLPPSRRKKTIGVGDIEAIVAKIARIPEKSVSSSDKEALKNLEPNLKMVVFGQDKAISVLTDAIRLSRAGLGHEKRPIGSFLFAGPTGVGKTEVTQQLARILGIELIRFDMSEYMEAHTVSRLIGAPPGYVGFDQGGLLTDAVIKHPHAVLLLDEIEKAHPDVFNILLQVMDNGTLTDNNGRKADFRNVILVMTTNAGVQETVRKSIGFQQQDHSHDAMTEINRTFAPEFRNRLDHIIWFNHLNMDIIHRVVDKFIVELQAQLDAKGVSLEVSEPARHWLAEKGYDKSMGARPMGRVIQEQLKKPLANELLFGELVGGGTVRVTLADDELHFEFQSEASMA
- the infA gene encoding translation initiation factor IF-1 — its product is MAKEDSIEMQGTILETLPNTMFRVELENGHVVTAHISGKMRKNYIRILTGDKVTVQLTPYDLSKGRIVFRSR
- a CDS encoding arginyltransferase → MREVNLKVGLTPKHPCSYLPGRLEQLLVLLDRELLCPEGYEQLLSAGFRRSGADIYRPRCQACQACESLRIAVHDFTPGRSQKRILRKNRDVRLVLSEQDKPEYFTLYQHYIHRRHRDGTMYPASRQQYEGFLLCPWLPPLFMEFHQGDRLIGVAVTDLLSEALSAMYTFYDPDEEHRSLGTFAILSQIDLARRLNKHWLYLGYQVDGCRKMNYKQHFRPHQRLIDGHWQTMKDGA
- the aat gene encoding leucyl/phenylalanyl-tRNA--protein transferase, with amino-acid sequence MYLTQLDERLWFPEPDTALTDPDGLLAVGGDLRPERLLLAYRMGIFPWYDASQPPLWWSPDPRAVLVPDELHVSRSLAKLARQQRYRLTLNHDFEAVIRHCRELREDGPGTWITPDIEHNYCRLHHQGHAHSIEVWEGQRLVAGLYGIGLGRLFCGESMFHLVSNGSKLAMLGLCRHFARHGGALVDCQLPNPHLQSLGVVSWPRSRFLHKLKELQHAPMPASCWQPNELSL
- a CDS encoding CopG family transcriptional regulator — encoded protein: MEQRTARLTLLIDPRKKAMFEQLCAAEDVTPSQKVRQFIREYIEQKTGEDWQQSSR